The Verrucomicrobiia bacterium genome has a window encoding:
- a CDS encoding exosortase system-associated protein, TIGR04073 family, with protein MRSLSSLCVVVAVGALPLVTGCSSAQKKLSRGITNMNEPLRLGEMQRAAEQNALVMDSSPSYGLVHGFTRTIARTAVGVFEVVTFPIPTDPIIYPVGPVFPDSQERQQLGNFGIGSDQFIGFQDAGVLPFVPGSEFNPLQN; from the coding sequence ATGCGATCCCTGAGTTCCCTCTGTGTGGTGGTGGCGGTGGGCGCCCTGCCGCTGGTCACCGGTTGCAGCAGCGCTCAGAAAAAGCTGAGCCGCGGCATCACCAACATGAACGAGCCGTTGCGTCTCGGGGAGATGCAGCGGGCTGCCGAGCAGAACGCGCTGGTGATGGATTCCTCGCCCTCCTATGGGCTGGTCCATGGCTTCACCCGCACCATCGCGCGGACCGCGGTCGGCGTCTTTGAAGTGGTCACCTTTCCCATTCCCACCGACCCCATCATCTATCCGGTCGGCCCCGTGTTTCCCGACAGCCAGGAGCGTCAGCAGTTGGGGAACTTCGGCATTGGTTCGGACCAGTTCATTGGATTCCAGGATGCCGGGGTGCTGCCCTTCGTTCCGGGCTCGGAATTCAATCCCCTGCAGAACTGA